The nucleotide sequence GTATCGCCTGTCAACATTCGGAGTTTCTGAATTAACCGACCTCGGCGCAGGCGCGGTCGAGACGTGCCACGGCCCCCAGCGGGTCCCGGTAGAGCACGTCCAGAGCCACCGCTCCGCCCGCCGTGGCCAGCACGGAGTCAGGGAAGCTCGTCGGCCCCACGGCCGCCGCCCGGTCCGGCCCTACGGTCTCGTGCAGCGCGGCGAGGCAGTCCGCCCGGCCCATGATCCCGATCTCGGTGACGACCACGGTCTCCGGGTTCAGCACGTCGAGCAGCAGCTCCGCCGCCCGCCCCACCATCCGCGCCCGCTCCACCAGCAGCCGCACGGCCACCGCGTCGCCGCCCGCCGCCGCGTCCACCACCCGCATCGGGTTCACCCCGTCGACGACCCCGGCCGCCCGAGCCCGCCGGCACAGTGTCCGCTCGCTCAACTCGGCCTGGAGGCAGCCGACCCGACCGCAGTCGCAGGGCTCCGTACCGCCGGGCAGCGGCAGATGGGCGATCGATCCCGCCTGCGAGCGGGGTCCGTGATGCACCTCGTCGTTGGTCGCGAACGCCGCGTCGACCATATTGCCGACGAACAGATGCAGCACACTCCTGCTGCCACGGGCCCGCCCGAACAGCTGCTCGGCGCCCACCAAGGCCCGCGCGTGCCCGTCCACATGGACCGGCAGCCCGGTCCCGGCACCGAGCATCTCCCGCACCGGCACCTCGCGCCAGCCCAGCAGCGGATGCTCGACGACGGTCCCGGTCTCCCGGTCCACCCAGCCGCCGGCCGCGAAGCCGACGGCCAGGGCCCGGCAGCCCGGCGCCGCGTCCAGCAGGGCCCGGAGTTCGTCGGCGGCCCGCGCCAGGACCGGGGCGGGGCCGGTGGAGCCGTGCTTCAACCGCCGCTCCACGACGACCCGTCCCCGCAGATCGAGCAGCGCGACCGTCGTGTACGGGACGGCCACATGCACGCCGCCCACGACGAACCGCGAGTCGTCCAGGTCGAGGGGCACGTGCGGGCGCCCCGCCCCCTTGGCCCGCCGGGGCGGCTCGGCCTCACGGATGAGACCGAGCCCCGCGAACCGGGCGCAGTAGTCGGTCACCGAGGCCGGCGACAGCCCGGTCACCCGGGCGATGATGCTGCGCGCCACGGGCCCGTGCTCCAGCACGGACCGCAGCACCACGCTGGCGCTGGTCCGCCGCCGGTCGCTGTCGGCGACACGCGGTACGGGAGAAAGGGCAGGGCTGGGAGAGGAAGGAGAGGCGGGAGCGTAAAGGGTGGGTGCCGCCGCGGCATGGGGCATGGTGATCATCCTCGGGAACGGGTCCGACACTGCGCCGTCGCGATAGGGCGGGGCGTGCCGGAGCCGCCTCACCCGGGACGGCGACAGGTGGCCGTGCCCACGCGTCGCAGATCGACGTAGCGACGCGACGAGAAGTACCGGGCTTGAGCAACCATGCGCCCGAAGCTAGCAAAACGGCCCACCGCTGCCCAGACGGCGACCGACGGGCGAGACGGCACCTGTCCACGCCGCCGACCCGATTGGTGAAACCCTACAGATCTGATGCGGCGCCCCCTCAAGACGGAAGCACGCGCCACCTCAGTGACCGGTGTCACGCCCTACCGGGTGTAACCCGCATCCTTTGTGTGAAGCCCACCAAGCTGTCGTTCCCCCCTTTGTCGATCACTGACGGTGTGGGGTGCGAGGGGCTCGGGATAGCGTCACCGTGTCCCCGCCGACTTCACCCGCCGGAGTGAGCCCGATCATGAGCACCACCGCCGCCACGTCAGCCCGCCCCGGCGAGGTCCTCGCCGACCTTCTGCCCGTCGCCGGCGTCCGCGCCCGGGACATCGCGCTCGTGGTCGGCGGCGCCGCGCTCACCGGGCTCGCCGCCCAGATCGCCGTGCCCGTGCCGGGCTCCCCGGTCCCGGTCACCGGCCAGACCTTCGCCGCCCTGCTCGTCGGCACCACCCTCGGCGCGAGCCGCGGCGTCGCCTCCCTCGCCCTGTACGCGCTGGTCGGCCTGGCCGGCGTGCCGTGGTTCGCGAACGGAACCTCCGGCGTCGGCGTCTCCTTCGGCTACATCCTCGGCATGATCCTCGCCGCCGCCGCCGTGGGTGCCCTGGCCCGCCGCGGTGGCGACCGCTCCACTCCGCGCATGGCCGGCACGATGCTCGTCGGCGAAGCGATCATCTACGCCGTCGGCGTCCCGTACCTCGCCGCGACCGCCGACATCAGCCTCTCCACCGCCGTCGCGGTCGGCCTCACCCCGTTCCTGATCGGCGACGCCATCAAGGTCGTCCTGGCCATGGGTCTGCTGCCGACGGCCTGGAAGCTGCTCAAGAACTGACGCGGCGGCTCAGCCCCGCCGACCAGGCGCGCGCTCAAGGGTCACCCTGTACGTACCGCCGCCCGCCGTGACGAGCGGGCACGCCGGTGCCTCCGGGCGGTGAGACCACGGAGGCACCGTAGGGGTGAGACCACGGGGACGCCGTAGGAAGTGCGTGACCGTGGACCCCGTCGTGTTCGATGGGTCAGGACTCCTGACGGGCCCGCCGGTGGTTCCACCACAGGCCCGCCGCGCCGGCCGAGATGAGCGCGGCGCCGGCCATACCGAGCGGCAGGACACGGTCGGCCGGACCGGTCTGGGGCAGCTCGTCCGGCTTGTCGTCCTTCCCGCCGCCGCCGTCACTGCCGCCGCCGTCACCGCCGCCGGGGGTGACCGGGCTGTTGTCGGTGCCGAGGAGCAGCGGGGTCGCGGGCTCGTTGGGTGACTGGTTGGTCGCGCCGAACGGGACCGGGCCCTGCTGCCAGAACGTCTTCGAACCGTCGGAGTTCTGGACCGGAAGGCAGATCTTGCCCTGCTTGCTCAGGTCGTACGTGGCGTCGATCGCATAGGTCTTCGACTTTCCGGGCGCCAGATCGTCGATCGCGCACGCGAAACCACTGTTCGCGCCGTCAGGAAGATCCCCCTCCGGTATTGCCGAACACCCTTCGACGTTCTTGACCTGCATGCCGTCAAAACCGACCACAAGCAATCGGATTTCCCCGCTCGCCTTGCTGCCCTCGTTCTTCACGACACCGGTGATATCCGTTTCCTTGGACTTGTTGTCGACTTTGATCTCCTTGGACAGCAGCGTCGAGAGCTTCACTCCCGCCGGTGCCGCGTCCACGGTTTTTCCGCCATGACTGCTCAATCCCCCCTCGTCGTCCGCCGACGCGGTGAAGCCGAGGATCATCACCGACGTGAACGACGCGGTGAGCAGCGATCCGGCGATGGCGGCCCTACGATGAGAACTCATGTTCCATCCCCCTTGCGTCCCCCTGGCCGTGCCTGAATTCACGGCCTATGAAGAGG is from Streptomyces sp. NBC_01314 and encodes:
- a CDS encoding ROK family protein, yielding MPHAAAAPTLYAPASPSSPSPALSPVPRVADSDRRRTSASVVLRSVLEHGPVARSIIARVTGLSPASVTDYCARFAGLGLIREAEPPRRAKGAGRPHVPLDLDDSRFVVGGVHVAVPYTTVALLDLRGRVVVERRLKHGSTGPAPVLARAADELRALLDAAPGCRALAVGFAAGGWVDRETGTVVEHPLLGWREVPVREMLGAGTGLPVHVDGHARALVGAEQLFGRARGSRSVLHLFVGNMVDAAFATNDEVHHGPRSQAGSIAHLPLPGGTEPCDCGRVGCLQAELSERTLCRRARAAGVVDGVNPMRVVDAAAGGDAVAVRLLVERARMVGRAAELLLDVLNPETVVVTEIGIMGRADCLAALHETVGPDRAAAVGPTSFPDSVLATAGGAVALDVLYRDPLGAVARLDRACAEVG
- a CDS encoding biotin transporter BioY, which produces MSTTAATSARPGEVLADLLPVAGVRARDIALVVGGAALTGLAAQIAVPVPGSPVPVTGQTFAALLVGTTLGASRGVASLALYALVGLAGVPWFANGTSGVGVSFGYILGMILAAAAVGALARRGGDRSTPRMAGTMLVGEAIIYAVGVPYLAATADISLSTAVAVGLTPFLIGDAIKVVLAMGLLPTAWKLLKN
- a CDS encoding cell wall protein — its product is MSSHRRAAIAGSLLTASFTSVMILGFTASADDEGGLSSHGGKTVDAAPAGVKLSTLLSKEIKVDNKSKETDITGVVKNEGSKASGEIRLLVVGFDGMQVKNVEGCSAIPEGDLPDGANSGFACAIDDLAPGKSKTYAIDATYDLSKQGKICLPVQNSDGSKTFWQQGPVPFGATNQSPNEPATPLLLGTDNSPVTPGGGDGGGSDGGGGKDDKPDELPQTGPADRVLPLGMAGAALISAGAAGLWWNHRRARQES